Below is a genomic region from Fischerella sp. PCC 9605.
ATCACCGAAAAACAAGGTAAAAAGGTTGCTCGTAATGAGGGAGAGAAACACAAGGCGATTATTGTCATCTGGGGCTGGTACGGCAAAACAAAAGAAGTTGTGCCTATCAGTACCAACTTTGAGGTGCTACAAATTCCAGTACCTAAACTGGGTGAGGAAGCCAAGGAGGAACCTCGAAAACCTTCTGTTGCTGAATTAGAGAGCTTTACGCTACAAACTCGTCTCTCGAAAGATATGACATACTTGAGTCTTTTCACTCTAGGAGTGGCTCGTTACGCAGCAGAAGATTGGGAGAGTGCGATTAACTTCTTCAACGACGCTCTAAGACAGCTTCAAGAGATCGAAAAGCCAGAATCGTCTCTAAACCAGGAAATAGTATATTTATACCGTGGCACGACTTATTACAAGCAAGGCAACTATAACAATGCTATTCAAGATTACGATTGGGTTATCGATCAAGTTAAAGATCGGGTTAACGTTAACCCCGAACTAGCTGAGCTAGCTATCAACGCGTACTACAATCGAGGGCTTGCTTTTGCTGACCAATATAATTACCGCGATGCCATTGAGAGCTATAGTCAAGCGATCGCTCTTAAGTCTGACGATAAGGATGCTTACAACAATCGCGGGCTTGCTTACGGCAAGCAACGTAATTACAAAGCTGCCATTGAGGACTTTGATATGGCGATCAAGCTTAATCCTAACTTAGCAGAAGCTTACAATAATCGAGGGTTTTTCTACGCAAAACTAGGTGAATACGATCGCGCTCTGATTGATCTGAAAACGGCTCTCGAACTCCAGCCAGAGGCTCATGTATACCACAGTATGGGATTTGCATATGCGGGTAAAGGCGACTACAAGCGTGCTATAGCTTACTACAACAAAGCTCTCAAACTTAATTCCAAGCTGGTCGTAATTTACCTTGATCGGGGAAGGGCTTACAAAACAATAGGCAAAAGAGAAAAAGCCATTACTGATTTCAAGCAAGTTTTAGAATCAAGCAACGATCCAGAACTACAACAACAAGCTACGAAGCAACTCCAAGAACTGGGCGAGAAATAGGAGATAGCCAATCTTGTAAACGTTCATTTAAATTGCGATGATTCTTGTCATCTTCCTGCTCAAGCGACTTGCGTAACCTTCATCACTTTTCAAACATTCTCTAATTCGCGATCGCCCACCACGAGGCAATGAAAATCCCTTCCCCCATCCCCTTTCCCCTTTACCCTATTTTCAAGACAGGTAACAGTATTGAGCGAATGGGCGATCGCTGTTTTGATGTTCTTAAAAACTACTAATCATATCAAACACTCATTCAGCAAAGAATGAATTTCGCTCTTTCCCAAATTTCTGCCAATCAGAACTAGCTGGTTTTTAGGTGGAGTAGACCAGTCATCGGCGTGTAAGTTGTAACGAGGGCCGCTAAGTTGAAAGATGTGCCGTGATTCACTATCACTAAACCACAGAAATCCTTTTGCTCGAAATACATCCTGTGGCATTTTTTCGGTTAAAAATTCTTCAAATTTATGGACATCAAAGGGGCGATCGCTTTGAAAAGAGACAGAAACAAATCCATCATTTTCTAAATGGTGAGAGTGATGCCCATGATGGTGATGATGCTTATGGTCATGATCGTGAGCATGGTCATGATGCTCGTGTTTGTGAGTATCTTCCTCATGCTCAAGGTTATATTTATCTTTTTGAGTCAATCCCACACCTAAAATTAATGGTAACGGAACTTGACAATATGTGGTGTTTAAAATTTTTGCACCTGTTTTGACTTCATGAATATAATTTTCTAACTCTTGTAGCTTTTCCCTATCCACAAAATCGGTTTTATTCAAAATAGTAATATCGCCATAAGTTATTTGTTTTAAAGCAGCTTCACTCTGGAAATGTTCAGGACTAAATGCCTCCGCATCTACTACAGTCAGAATAGAATCAAGGTTAGTTAAATCTCGCAACTCTGTACCTAAAAAAGTTAAAATAATTGGGAGTGGGTCAGCAACACCCGTAGTTTCAATCACTAGATAATCAATCCGGTCTTCTCTTTCTAAAATCCGATAAACCGCATCAACTAATCCATCGTTTATAGTACAGCAAATACAACCATTGCTGAGTTCTAGCATATCTTGATCGACAGAAATTAGCAGTTGGCTGTCGATGTTGATATCGCCAAACTCATTCACGAGTACGGCAACCTTTAAATCTTGTTTATTTTGCAAAACTTGATTCAGCAGAGTAGTTTTACCACTGCCTAAAAATCCTGTGATGATTGTCACAGGCATTCCCCTTTTGGGTAGCTCAAGAATTGTTTCTTTGAATGATGTAGTAATACTTTCCATAGAACATCCTATTTTTACTAAGAATGAACAAGTTGATTAATATCTTGGTACTCAATCTCAGCTATTGACTTATGAACTTTGTACTGTTGAGCTGGATTTGTCATCACCACAATTACTGTTTCAATTGGTGCACAACCAGGTTCAGTACACTGTAATTGACTCAGAGAAACTGAAGTTTTTTCGTCTATTTGCAAGGCTTGGTAAATCCATTCCTTTACTTGCCTTATTTTTTCTGGATTTGCTTTCGCTGTTTGTCTACCAAATGAAAAATTCATCCTGGCTAAAGTAAGTTGTCTTTGGACTGAATTAAGTAAGTCGGTGGGAATAAATCAAGCTATGTTAAGTAACGTAAAATCATTGAAATAATTTCGTAGTAAGGGCTTTAGCCCTTTTTTGAGGACTAAAGTCCTGACTACAAACCTTTAATTAATTACACCGTCCTACTTAAATCACTGACCATATTATATATAAAACGATAATCGTTATCATAATAGCGCAAAAATATAAAATTTACGTCAGGAGCATGCAAGAGAGTGAAAATCTTGGGTCAGTGCTTATACCAAGTTGCGTTCATACGTCTGACGCATTATACTTTGCAGAAGGAAAATAAAGGGGAGCCTTTGCGTTATGAGGTTCCCCGGTTGTAGTGACTGGCGTGCAGGGGGAAGGTTAACAGAATTGGAAGGTCTTTTTGTCGATACTGACAACAGAAACTAGATGATTTAAAAGCCTTTTGGATTGCAGATTTTTTGTGCATTAGAAAAGAGACTCAAAATCGGCGCTTTTAACTAGGTTAAGTCGATTTTCATTAATATTTACAGGGCCGCATCAAAAAAATAGAGGGTTGCAGTTGTCTACCGCAAGTTTGTTCAGGATTGATGAGCAAAGATGCATTACTAAGCCAACTGTTTTTTAGAGGAATTTTTCATGCATTGTACCTATCAAACATCTGTTCATTCCCAAGTTCGCAACTTAGGGCATGTAGTTGCTTTCATAGATTCTGCGATTGAGAATTATCAAGTTATTGCTAATGGTATTACACCAGATGTTGATATTTATCTGCTCGATTGCCAACGGGATGGAGTTGAGCAAATTATGGCTGTACTGGCTGAAAAACCAGTTGTAAAAGCCGTACACATTTTTTCTCACGGTTCACCTGGACAGTTGTCCTTAGGTAATGCTCAGTTAAATTCTGACACCCTGGAACGCTATTTCAGACAGTCCCGATGGTTATCGACTTTCAGAGGTGTTGACCTTTTCATTTATGGTTGTAATGTCGCTAGAGGAATAGAGGGAAAAGCTTTTCTGAGGAAATTCCAATCTTTAACTGGGGCAAACATTGCTGCTTCCAGAACACTGACGGGAAACAATGCTTTAGATGGAAATTGGGATTTAGAAGTAAGGCTGGGCAACATTGAATACCCACCAATTTTGCATCTTGAGGTAATGGAAACCTACGCTGGTGTTTTAGGTACGATCGCAGTTACTAACACCAATGATAGTGGCTCAGGCTCCCTCAGAGATGCGATCGCTAATGCACAGTCTGGCGACACAATTAAATTTGACTCTAGTCTGGCAAATCAAACGATTACTCTGACAAAGCAAATTGAGATTGGTGCTGGCAAAAACCTGACTATCGATGCTGCGGAAGCTAACAATTTAACTATCAGTGGTGACAACAAAAGCCGGATTTTCTTACTCAACTCTACATCTGTTCAGCCTACCAGCCTAACGGTAAAAAATCTTTCTTTGGTAAATGGATATACCAACGAGCGTGGTGGAGCAATTAGCACTACCCACCAAGGCAAATTGACGATTGAGAACGTTACGTTTAAAAATAATGTGGCGGATCAAGGCGGTGGTGCTATCTTCAGTGCCTATGAAGGGACGCTGACAGTTACTGACAGTCAATTTGATAATAATCGAGCCACAGCAGGAAATGATGAACGGGGAGCAGGAGCGATCGCTTTCTGGGGACCCCGAGATTTAACTGTCCGCAACAGCGAGTTTACCAATAACAAAGGCATTAACGGCGGTGCCATCAACAGCCTCAATGGCAAACTCACCATCGAAAATAGTAAATTTCTCAACAACGATACCACCAGCGCTTCCTACGACGCAGGAAAAGACAATCCATCCCTGAGAGGCTACGGTGGCGCTATTTATGCAGACCGTGCCAGCGCCATCGATGAAACCTCTGGTAGCATTCGTATTGTGGACAGTACCTTTGCAGGCAACAAAGGACGAGGGGAAGGCGGTGCTGCCTACCTCTACACTGGTACTCAAGATAACGTTAGCATCGAGTCCTCCGTGTTCAAAGACAACGAAGTTAGTGCCCTTGCCAACGGCGGTAACGGCGGAAATGGCGGTGCAGTTGTGCTACTTAGTAACGGACTCAACCAAGGCTTAACAATTCGCGATACCTCTTTTGTCGATAACACGGCTTCTAGTCAGGGTGGTGGTTTGTGGACAATGGATGCGCCAACTACAATTACCAATAGCACCTTCTCGGGCAACCGGGTATCGGGTAAAGGGGATAGTAATGTGGGTGGTGGCATGACACTGTACAGTCCCACCAGCATCGTCAACACAACAATTGCTAACAATTATGCCGGATGGGTTGGGGGTGGTATTTCTGCTGCTAACGATGCCCCTGTCAGCGTGCAAAATACTATCTTTTACAACAACACCGCCGATAATGGCACAAACGCTTGGGGTATTCAACAACAAACGAATCGCGAGTTAACAGACAATGGCGGCAATATTCAATATCCCCCCAAAGGCACGACGTTGGGGAATGACAATAACGCCACTGCAAATATCACCATTGCCGATCCAAAATTAGATTCTTTGCAAAATATTGATGGAGTTTTGGTGCATCCACTTCTATCAGGAAGTCCGGCGATTAATGCTGGTACTAGTAACGGGACTATAACTACTGACCAACGTGGCATTACTCGCGATTCAAAACCGGATATTGGTGCTTTTGAGTTTGCTGGAAGCACTTCAGCGAGTTTACCAACTTCTCAAGTTAAAGGTGTCACCTTTGTTAGGGGTAACGATGGTAACGATACCCTAAATAGCGGTAGAGAAAATAGTGCTGACCGTTTCTACGGTGACGATCGCATAGATATTCTCACGGGTGGTCAAGGTAACACTCGTATCAACGGTGATTTAGGAAAAGATCGGCTGATTGATGGTATGAGATCTGATTTTGAACCAACCCAAGATGCGATCAACTCACGCGGTATCCTGACTCAACCAAGCGATCGCAACTCACAAAGATTTTCTGATGTCCTGAAATTGCAGCCAGTGGGGATTGATACTACTGTTCGCTTGGATGTGGATGGAAAAGCAAAATCCGGTGGGTTCGAGAATTTTAGTCCGTTGGAAAAATTTGATCCATCTCGTTTGAGTGCTAACAACTTCCTCTAAGGATAATTTCTAGTACATTAGGTATAAAAAAGGGGCGCTATCGCCCCTAAAAATTTTTAGTTTTTACCCAACTGAGGTGTGGGTGGGATTCTTGCCAAAATACCCTTTTTCAGGGGTTCGGGACGTTCTGACCAGGGCAGTAAACCATCTGGCTTAGTATAGTATTGGCTAGCACATTGCAGAATGGCTGCGGCACTGCCATCCACAGGTAAATCCCCAAACAGATAAGTTAATTTCCCAGAAGCAGCAAAAGCAACAACACAAGAGCGATCGCAAGCACTCATGCATTCAACTTCCTGGATGGGAAAATTATCTTTTAAATGCCAATCTTGCGCCAGGTGCTGAAGCTGTTGTAGTAGCTTTTGACCACCGCTTTTACCAATTCGTTTGCCATCTTGCCAAACGCTAGCACAAGTTTTGCAAACAAAAAGAGTATGAGAGGGCGCACTTACCCCATTCGTTGTAGAAATTGTAGAAATATCTTTAGCAGCGGTCATCTGTACCTCGCAGATGTATAGAACTGATGAATCAACTTCGGCGGGCATCCTGACTCACTTCATTAAGTTCACAGTTGCGGGACAGTGTCGGATTTGCACCGAACTTTCCCCGTTACCTCCAGTGGCTGATTCCCACCAGAACCGAACGTTTCTCATCATAACACCAATATTCTCCGTATTATTTTCGTTACCCAGGAGGCAGAGCCACCAAAACCTAGTTACCAGGTTCAACCTGGTAACTAGAACATCAATTCAGTAATCCCAAAAACCCAGTTTCTGTTCCTGAAAAGACCGATTTTTCGTTGGCTGTAGAGACGCGAAATTTCGCGTCTCTACCAACACCTGGTAACTAGAATGAAGCTAACATCAAAGCTACTTCTTTGGCAAAATAGGTCAAAATCAAATCAGCACCAGCCCGTTTCATACTAGTTAAAGATTCCAAAATTACCTGTTTTTCATCTATCCAGCCCATCTGTGCAGCAGCTTTAATCATTGTATACTCACCACTGACGTTGTACGCTGCTACTGGTACATTCGTAGTGTTGCGAATTTGGCAGATGATGTCCAGGTAAGCTAAGGCAGGTTTTACCATGACGATATCTGCACCCTCGGCAATATCCAAAGCAACTTCTTTCACTGCTTCTCTAGCATTAGCGGCATCCATTTGATAAGTTTTTTTGTCGCCAAATCTCGGGGCAGAATCCAAAGCGTCTCGAAATGGGCCATAGTAAGCAGATGCATATTTTGCAGAGTATGCCAAAATTCCGATATCAAAGTATCCTTGTGCATCTAAAGCTTTGCGAATTGCCCCCACTCTGCCATCCATCATGTCAGAAGGTGCAACAAAATCTGCCCCTGCTGCTGCTTGGGAAAGTGCCATTTTCACTAAAACTTCTACGGTCGGGTCATTGAGAATAGTACCCTTTTCATCCACCAAACCATCGTGACCGTGAGTGGTGAAGGGGTCAAGAGCAACATCGGTAATCACGATAATTTCTGGAACTACTTGTTTAATAGCTTTGACGGTTTGCTGTACTAGTCCATCTGGGTTATAGCTTTCTGTACCGACATCATCTTTTTTAGCTTCTGGGATAACAGGAAAGAGTGCAACAGCATTGATCCCCAAATCAAAAGCTTGTTTTATCTCTTTGAGCAATAAATCCAGAGTATAGCGGTAGCACCCAGGCATAGAAGCAATCTCGACTCTTTGCCCTTCTCCCTCCATGACAAACAGTGGATAAATCAAGTCGTTGACGTCCAGATGAATCTCTCGCACCATTCGCCGCAGTGCTACTGTGCGCCGCAGACGACGGGGACGATGCAATAAATGGGTTGCTGGAGAAGGATTTGTAGGTGTTGTGGACGTCATAGTTAAAAGTTAAACAATAATGATAATGATTATCATAAACTAGAGCGATCGCAACCCATTCAAAAAAATCATAAGTATTACTATCTGCATTCACCACGAGTTTCATTAAGTCGTTATCCTAGTTTTCAGGTGAGGTGAGGAGTAATACAAAAATGGCTATTCATTTACAACAAGCATTGGAAGTCGGGAAATATATATTTACCCAGCGTTTGAAAGGACGCAAACGCTATCCCTTAGTCTTGATGTTAGAACCACTATTCCGTTGCAATCTTGCCTGTCCTGGTTGTGGCAAAATCCAGCATCCAACAGACGTGCTAAAACAACACCTGACTCCAGAACAGTGCTTTGCAGCAGCAGAAGAGTGTGGAGCTCCCATAGTCTCCATTCCTGGAGGAGAACCTCTGCTACATCCCCAAATTGATGAGATTGTGCGGGGATTGATTGAGCGCAAGAAGTTCATTTACTTGTGTACGAATGGCTTATTGTTAGAAAAAAGCTTGGACAAATTCCAACCTTCGCCCTATCTAACTTTTAGCGTGCATTTAGATGGAATGCGAGATTGGCACGACTACTGCGTTAATCGCAAAGGTGTTTTTGACATTGCAGTTCAAGCTATACGCGCTGCTAAAGCCAAAGGTTTTCGTGTCACTACCAACACGACTATCTTTGAGGGCGCAGATCCTAAACAAATGCAAGAATTTTTTGACTTCCTGAGTACACTCAACATTGATGGCATGATGATTTCTCCAGGCTACAGTTACGAGTGGGCTCCAGATCAAGAGCATTTTCTCAAGCGAGAACAAACACGCGCCCTGTTTCGAGAAATCCTAGCTCCTTTCAAAGCAGGTAAAACAAAATGGAACTTCAATCACAATCCACTATTTTTAGATTTTCTGACTGGTGAAAAAGACTATGAATGCACACCTTGGGGTAGTCCTAGTTACAGTGTTCTCGGTTGGCAAAAACCTTGTTACTTGTTAAATGAGGGTCACTACGCCACCTTCAGTGAACTGTTAGAAAAAACTGACTGGAGCAAATACGGTCATGCTAGTGGCAATCCCAAGTGTGCAGATTGTATGGTTCACTGCGGCTATGAACCGACCGCAGCGACAGATGCTATGCAACCACAAAATATAGCTCGTTCAATTGGCAGTGTTTTTGGTTAGTAGTTGGTTGTTGGTTGTTGGTTGTTGGTTGTTGGTGATTACAAACAACAAACAACCCACAACAAACAACAATCTACCTTTGCAAACTACGGGGATCGAGGGCATCTCTCAGTCCATCCCCCAGTAAGTTGAACGCTAAAACTGTCAGGATAATCACCAATGCTGGTGGCCAGATCAGCCAAGGTTGCAGCACCAATATAGAAGCATTGGTTGCTAAAGACAGCATATTGCCCCAGGAAGGATCTGGTTGTTGAATTCCCAGCCCAATCAGACTGAGTACTGCTTCTGCACCGATAAAACCGGGAACCGCAAGGGTAGCAGAGATAATTATGTATGTGGCAGTTTGCGGCAAAACATGGCGAGTGATGATATATAGTGGTTTGCCACCCATTGCTCGTGCTGCTTGCACAAATTCGCGTTCTTTAATGGATAGTACCTGTCCGCGAATGACTCGTGCTAAGCCAGCCCAACTGATAAACGACGTAATCAACACAATCAACAAAAATCGCTCAGTACTGGTTAGTCCTGGGGGCAAAACTGCACCCAAGGTTACTAATAGATATATGCTGGGAAAGGTCATCAGTACTTCGGCTAGGCGCATGATGATACCATCAACCCAGCCGCCAAAATAACCAGAAATTCCGCCAATTAGCATCCCGAGAGGAAAGGTGAGGGCAACGCCCACAATACCGATAAACAAACTGATTCGACCGCCATGTAGTAAGCGGCTGAATTGATCGCGTCCTTGATCGTCAGTACCTAGGAGGTTGATTTTAGCTTCGCCAGTTGTACCAAATAAATGCCAATTCAAAGGAATTCCGGGGATGACAGTTACTTCATCCCACTTGGGTGGTAAAGGCAAATTCAACTGGAAAAGGCGATATTCGGAACCTTGAACGAATAACCGTAGAGGTGAGGGTTTACTTTTGTCTACAATGAGTTTGCGATCGCCTGTTTCTAAATTTGTGTCTCCTTGAATTGTTGGATAAACATGAGGTCCAATAAACTGCCCCGAACTCGAAAACCAGTGAATTCTAGTCGGTGGTAGCAGGGAACCATTCGGTTGGGAGGCATAAGGGTCATAAGGGGCGACGAAATCAGCGGCAATTACTGTCACATAGAAAACTATGAGCAAAATTGCCCCAAATCGCGCTAAAGGATTTTTTTTGAGTCTTTGCCACCAGTTCATAATAGTTAATTGTCCTTTGTCATTTGTCCTTTGTCCTTTGCCACTTGTCATTTTGCTTTTTTTCCAATGACTAATGACGAATGACTAATGACGAATGACTAATATCTAAGCACGTAGTTGTTCCACCAAATATAACTTTTCTTCTTGAGTAACTTCATGTTCTACAACAAAGACATTGGAGTGGAGATTGGCGACAATTTGTTTTCCCTGCTGTGTCAAAGACAGGTAACGCAGTGCATCTTGAATATAAGGATAAACCCCATTCCAGTAGAATTTGGCGTAGTTATTGCGTAAATCAGCGGGTGTTTGATAACCCAAAACTTTATTCATCCCAGTTTCTTCAAACTCGTAGAACAAAGAAGTAATTTTCTTTAAGTAGCGGGGGTCGCTTAATTGTCCAATTAAATCAGCAGCACGCACTAAGCCTGCAAAGCTATCAGTACATTGATGATCGTCAGCAGTCGGCACTGGAAAGCGAGTCAATTCAATATTGCTCTTGATAACTTCAGAATCTATGAGTTTATGACCACCAAAACGCTCATCGATGAAGAGTTTCGCCCTATCGACATGATATGGTGTCAGGCTGGCATCAGAAGCCCCAGGAGCAAGAGAAATCATGATGTTATCTTTACCTGTAGCATATAATCCTTCTTGCTCGCGGTCTTGTCGGCACACTCCTTTGACATAGCCGATATCATGACAAAGCAAAGAAATTATAAAATGCAACCAATCTTCACTAGAAACACCTCCTTCCCGAATGTGTTTGCCACGTAAAATCTCCTGTCCTACTAGAGTGACGAGAATCGAGTGTTCGACATTGTGATACAGGGCATCACTATTGGCAATGTTTTCTAAAGCCATATTGCCTGCCCAAGCAATTATGTCTTGATAATCAGTTTTTAAGCAGCCGTAGGTACGGCGGTAGCCTTCTCGAATTTGCTTTACAAAAGCATCTATTAATATTTCTGTGGCATTGAACATACTAGTTACTCAGTCGGACAACAATAGACTTCTTAAAAGAAGTGGAGGAAAGGGAAAAGAGGTAAAGGGCAAAGGCTTCTCAATTCCTTTACCCTTAACCTTTAACTTTTTCCCA
It encodes:
- a CDS encoding tetratricopeptide repeat protein codes for the protein MFDFFKSIEGRITAVITFVTCVVNFVILWQSNAGAVTTVMLSLFVGISWFACGYLYFKKNIIRQPLQPTRKEYAYSRRVRCFAFIGLWAIPLVTIAIFFIVPSLPPQNPIILVADFEGPDPQHYRVTETIIRRLNNAIGTKKYAHVEIKSLGKSITEKQGKKVARNEGEKHKAIIVIWGWYGKTKEVVPISTNFEVLQIPVPKLGEEAKEEPRKPSVAELESFTLQTRLSKDMTYLSLFTLGVARYAAEDWESAINFFNDALRQLQEIEKPESSLNQEIVYLYRGTTYYKQGNYNNAIQDYDWVIDQVKDRVNVNPELAELAINAYYNRGLAFADQYNYRDAIESYSQAIALKSDDKDAYNNRGLAYGKQRNYKAAIEDFDMAIKLNPNLAEAYNNRGFFYAKLGEYDRALIDLKTALELQPEAHVYHSMGFAYAGKGDYKRAIAYYNKALKLNSKLVVIYLDRGRAYKTIGKREKAITDFKQVLESSNDPELQQQATKQLQELGEK
- a CDS encoding CobW family GTP-binding protein — its product is MESITTSFKETILELPKRGMPVTIITGFLGSGKTTLLNQVLQNKQDLKVAVLVNEFGDINIDSQLLISVDQDMLELSNGCICCTINDGLVDAVYRILEREDRIDYLVIETTGVADPLPIILTFLGTELRDLTNLDSILTVVDAEAFSPEHFQSEAALKQITYGDITILNKTDFVDREKLQELENYIHEVKTGAKILNTTYCQVPLPLILGVGLTQKDKYNLEHEEDTHKHEHHDHAHDHDHKHHHHHGHHSHHLENDGFVSVSFQSDRPFDVHKFEEFLTEKMPQDVFRAKGFLWFSDSESRHIFQLSGPRYNLHADDWSTPPKNQLVLIGRNLGKSEIHSLLNECLI
- a CDS encoding DUF4347 domain-containing protein, with amino-acid sequence MHCTYQTSVHSQVRNLGHVVAFIDSAIENYQVIANGITPDVDIYLLDCQRDGVEQIMAVLAEKPVVKAVHIFSHGSPGQLSLGNAQLNSDTLERYFRQSRWLSTFRGVDLFIYGCNVARGIEGKAFLRKFQSLTGANIAASRTLTGNNALDGNWDLEVRLGNIEYPPILHLEVMETYAGVLGTIAVTNTNDSGSGSLRDAIANAQSGDTIKFDSSLANQTITLTKQIEIGAGKNLTIDAAEANNLTISGDNKSRIFLLNSTSVQPTSLTVKNLSLVNGYTNERGGAISTTHQGKLTIENVTFKNNVADQGGGAIFSAYEGTLTVTDSQFDNNRATAGNDERGAGAIAFWGPRDLTVRNSEFTNNKGINGGAINSLNGKLTIENSKFLNNDTTSASYDAGKDNPSLRGYGGAIYADRASAIDETSGSIRIVDSTFAGNKGRGEGGAAYLYTGTQDNVSIESSVFKDNEVSALANGGNGGNGGAVVLLSNGLNQGLTIRDTSFVDNTASSQGGGLWTMDAPTTITNSTFSGNRVSGKGDSNVGGGMTLYSPTSIVNTTIANNYAGWVGGGISAANDAPVSVQNTIFYNNTADNGTNAWGIQQQTNRELTDNGGNIQYPPKGTTLGNDNNATANITIADPKLDSLQNIDGVLVHPLLSGSPAINAGTSNGTITTDQRGITRDSKPDIGAFEFAGSTSASLPTSQVKGVTFVRGNDGNDTLNSGRENSADRFYGDDRIDILTGGQGNTRINGDLGKDRLIDGMRSDFEPTQDAINSRGILTQPSDRNSQRFSDVLKLQPVGIDTTVRLDVDGKAKSGGFENFSPLEKFDPSRLSANNFL
- a CDS encoding DUF1636 domain-containing protein, with protein sequence MTAAKDISTISTTNGVSAPSHTLFVCKTCASVWQDGKRIGKSGGQKLLQQLQHLAQDWHLKDNFPIQEVECMSACDRSCVVAFAASGKLTYLFGDLPVDGSAAAILQCASQYYTKPDGLLPWSERPEPLKKGILARIPPTPQLGKN
- the hemB gene encoding porphobilinogen synthase is translated as MTSTTPTNPSPATHLLHRPRRLRRTVALRRMVREIHLDVNDLIYPLFVMEGEGQRVEIASMPGCYRYTLDLLLKEIKQAFDLGINAVALFPVIPEAKKDDVGTESYNPDGLVQQTVKAIKQVVPEIIVITDVALDPFTTHGHDGLVDEKGTILNDPTVEVLVKMALSQAAAGADFVAPSDMMDGRVGAIRKALDAQGYFDIGILAYSAKYASAYYGPFRDALDSAPRFGDKKTYQMDAANAREAVKEVALDIAEGADIVMVKPALAYLDIICQIRNTTNVPVAAYNVSGEYTMIKAAAQMGWIDEKQVILESLTSMKRAGADLILTYFAKEVALMLASF
- the hpnH gene encoding adenosyl-hopene transferase HpnH, which gives rise to MAIHLQQALEVGKYIFTQRLKGRKRYPLVLMLEPLFRCNLACPGCGKIQHPTDVLKQHLTPEQCFAAAEECGAPIVSIPGGEPLLHPQIDEIVRGLIERKKFIYLCTNGLLLEKSLDKFQPSPYLTFSVHLDGMRDWHDYCVNRKGVFDIAVQAIRAAKAKGFRVTTNTTIFEGADPKQMQEFFDFLSTLNIDGMMISPGYSYEWAPDQEHFLKREQTRALFREILAPFKAGKTKWNFNHNPLFLDFLTGEKDYECTPWGSPSYSVLGWQKPCYLLNEGHYATFSELLEKTDWSKYGHASGNPKCADCMVHCGYEPTAATDAMQPQNIARSIGSVFG
- a CDS encoding ABC transporter permease — protein: MNWWQRLKKNPLARFGAILLIVFYVTVIAADFVAPYDPYASQPNGSLLPPTRIHWFSSSGQFIGPHVYPTIQGDTNLETGDRKLIVDKSKPSPLRLFVQGSEYRLFQLNLPLPPKWDEVTVIPGIPLNWHLFGTTGEAKINLLGTDDQGRDQFSRLLHGGRISLFIGIVGVALTFPLGMLIGGISGYFGGWVDGIIMRLAEVLMTFPSIYLLVTLGAVLPPGLTSTERFLLIVLITSFISWAGLARVIRGQVLSIKEREFVQAARAMGGKPLYIITRHVLPQTATYIIISATLAVPGFIGAEAVLSLIGLGIQQPDPSWGNMLSLATNASILVLQPWLIWPPALVIILTVLAFNLLGDGLRDALDPRSLQR
- a CDS encoding Npun_R2479 family HD domain-containing metalloprotein, which translates into the protein MFNATEILIDAFVKQIREGYRRTYGCLKTDYQDIIAWAGNMALENIANSDALYHNVEHSILVTLVGQEILRGKHIREGGVSSEDWLHFIISLLCHDIGYVKGVCRQDREQEGLYATGKDNIMISLAPGASDASLTPYHVDRAKLFIDERFGGHKLIDSEVIKSNIELTRFPVPTADDHQCTDSFAGLVRAADLIGQLSDPRYLKKITSLFYEFEETGMNKVLGYQTPADLRNNYAKFYWNGVYPYIQDALRYLSLTQQGKQIVANLHSNVFVVEHEVTQEEKLYLVEQLRA